In Scytonema millei VB511283, a single window of DNA contains:
- a CDS encoding pyroglutamyl-peptidase I family protein encodes MTKKILLTSFTTWLPHHTTNSSDDLLEKISQLNYTFAVLNFLRQLPVNIQLASNIVMEKAQVVEPNLIVCCGMAERRQYLSIESKATCNGSILRTNIDLEKLVRENSRVKISHDAGKFVCEGLYYAILEWIQRHQLSVNCVFVHVPILTEQNFNLVLNDFEFILQRLGNYLDETSL; translated from the coding sequence ATGACAAAAAAGATTCTGCTAACTTCCTTTACAACCTGGCTACCCCATCACACAACGAATTCTTCTGACGATCTATTAGAAAAAATATCTCAACTTAACTATACATTTGCTGTTCTCAACTTTTTGCGTCAGTTGCCTGTCAACATTCAACTTGCCAGCAATATAGTCATGGAAAAAGCTCAGGTCGTAGAACCTAATTTAATTGTTTGTTGTGGTATGGCAGAACGCCGACAGTATTTGAGTATTGAATCTAAGGCAACTTGTAATGGTAGTATTTTACGGACCAACATCGATCTAGAAAAGTTAGTGAGGGAGAATAGCAGAGTCAAAATTAGTCACGATGCAGGAAAGTTTGTCTGCGAAGGACTTTATTATGCAATTTTAGAGTGGATTCAACGCCATCAGTTATCAGTAAACTGTGTTTTTGTTCACGTCCCGATATTGACCGAGCAAAATTTCAATTTAGTTTTAAACGACTTTGAATTCATTTTGCAACGATTGGGTAATTACTTAGATGAAACCAGCCTTTAA
- the hisH gene encoding imidazole glycerol phosphate synthase subunit HisH: MATIAVVDYDMGNLHSACKGLENAGATPKITDSAREILQADAIVLPGVGSFDPAVQHLRSRGLEAPIKQAIASGIPFLGICLGLQILFDSSEEGKEPGLGIIAGTVRRFTSEPGITIPHMGWNQLQFTQPECTLWQKLQLNPWVYFVHSYYVDPVNPQVRAATVTHGSQVVTAAIAQDNLVAVQFHPEKSSTAGLQILSNFVAQVRETVLV, encoded by the coding sequence ATGGCAACGATCGCAGTAGTAGATTATGACATGGGAAATTTGCACTCAGCCTGTAAAGGACTGGAGAATGCAGGCGCAACCCCAAAAATCACCGATTCCGCCAGAGAAATACTACAAGCAGATGCGATCGTCCTGCCAGGAGTCGGCTCATTCGATCCAGCCGTGCAACATTTGCGATCGCGGGGTTTAGAAGCACCCATCAAACAGGCGATCGCTAGCGGAATACCATTTCTAGGGATCTGCCTTGGTTTGCAAATCTTATTCGACAGCAGCGAAGAAGGCAAAGAGCCAGGGTTGGGAATCATTGCTGGTACTGTCCGCCGCTTTACCTCCGAACCAGGAATTACCATTCCCCACATGGGTTGGAACCAACTGCAATTCACCCAACCAGAATGCACGTTATGGCAAAAATTGCAACTGAATCCCTGGGTTTATTTCGTTCATTCCTACTACGTCGATCCCGTTAATCCCCAAGTCCGCGCCGCTACAGTAACTCATGGTAGCCAAGTTGTCACAGCTGCGATCGCCCAAGATAATCTCGTAGCCGTCCAATTTCACCCCGAAAAGTCATCTACAGCAGGTTTGCAAATTTTATCTAACTTCGTGGCGCAGGTAAGGGAAACAGTTCTTGTATAA
- the rsmD gene encoding 16S rRNA (guanine(966)-N(2))-methyltransferase RsmD — MSLRISGNRQLKTLPGRDTRPTSGRVREAVFNIWQGKITDCRWLDLCAGTGSMGAEALCRGANYVIGIEQSSRACTIIQQNWQKIAKPEQQFQVLRGDVLKRLKTLAGQQFDRIYFDPPYASGLYQPVLEAIALYHLLHPEGELAVEYDPALWQPQALPGLEICRQKIYGNTTLAFYTRESGVGSRESEEK, encoded by the coding sequence ATGAGTCTCAGAATCTCTGGTAATCGCCAGTTAAAAACCCTTCCAGGCAGAGACACGCGCCCTACTAGTGGTAGAGTGCGGGAGGCTGTATTTAATATTTGGCAGGGAAAAATTACCGATTGTCGCTGGTTAGATCTCTGTGCTGGAACTGGATCGATGGGTGCGGAAGCGTTATGTAGAGGCGCTAATTATGTAATCGGTATCGAACAATCCAGCCGTGCCTGCACCATTATTCAACAAAACTGGCAGAAAATAGCCAAACCAGAACAACAGTTTCAAGTATTGCGCGGTGACGTATTGAAGCGGTTGAAAACTTTAGCCGGACAGCAATTCGATCGCATCTACTTCGATCCACCCTATGCCAGTGGATTATATCAACCAGTATTAGAGGCGATCGCTCTTTATCATCTTCTGCATCCAGAGGGAGAACTCGCTGTAGAGTACGATCCCGCTCTTTGGCAACCCCAAGCCTTACCTGGTTTAGAAATTTGTCGCCAAAAAATTTATGGCAACACAACTTTAGCTTTCTATACTAGGGAGTCGGGAGTCGGGAGTCGGGAGTCGGAAGAAAAATGA
- the petG gene encoding cytochrome b6-f complex subunit V produces the protein MVEPLLDGMVLGLIFVTLAGLFFKAYEQFKRGKKLGID, from the coding sequence GTGGTTGAACCCTTACTCGATGGCATGGTACTAGGTCTAATTTTTGTTACCCTGGCAGGGCTGTTTTTCAAAGCTTACGAGCAATTCAAGCGCGGTAAAAAACTGGGAATTGACTAA
- a CDS encoding c-type cytochrome, with protein MDNQHVLSQNSLQRFATIALALLLAIAMAIVGAYLLSPADPYIKGVLSLPGDSVQGNAIFQMNCAGCHGFQAEGNVGPSLQGVSKRKSGYSLIHQVISGDTPPMPKFQPSEKEMADLLSYLETL; from the coding sequence TTGGATAACCAGCACGTCCTCAGTCAAAATTCGCTCCAGCGGTTCGCGACGATCGCTCTAGCGCTGTTATTGGCGATCGCAATGGCGATTGTGGGCGCTTACCTACTCAGTCCCGCCGACCCTTATATTAAGGGCGTTTTATCTTTACCTGGCGACTCCGTTCAAGGTAACGCGATCTTCCAGATGAACTGTGCTGGTTGTCATGGCTTTCAAGCAGAAGGTAATGTTGGTCCTAGCCTGCAAGGAGTTTCCAAACGAAAGTCCGGTTACAGTCTGATTCATCAGGTGATTAGTGGGGATACACCACCAATGCCGAAATTTCAGCCCAGTGAGAAGGAAATGGCTGATTTGCTGAGTTATTTGGAAACGCTTTGA
- a CDS encoding PIN domain-containing protein, whose protein sequence is MLRVVIDTNVVFAGLTQQGNAASLIIDAWLANLLQVYVSNALAYEYADVLSRMLSETRWQSIKPVLGTLLSQANFTTIYYSWRPASPDPGDEHIIDCAMNASAIVITSNIRDFKTAKESLGLQVMTPLEVVIALTS, encoded by the coding sequence ATGTTACGAGTAGTTATTGATACAAATGTTGTTTTTGCAGGATTAACTCAGCAGGGTAATGCCGCTAGTCTAATTATTGATGCTTGGCTGGCTAACTTACTTCAAGTTTATGTCTCAAATGCTCTAGCTTATGAATACGCAGATGTTCTATCTCGTATGCTTTCGGAAACTCGTTGGCAAAGCATTAAACCCGTTTTAGGAACCTTGCTATCTCAAGCAAATTTTACAACCATTTATTACTCGTGGCGACCTGCTTCACCCGATCCAGGAGACGAACACATCATTGATTGTGCTATGAATGCAAGTGCCATTGTTATTACATCAAATATACGAGATTTTAAAACTGCAAAAGAATCATTGGGATTGCAAGTGATGACACCTTTAGAGGTTGTTATTGCTCTAACAAGTTAG